A stretch of the uncultured Desulfobacter sp. genome encodes the following:
- a CDS encoding hydantoinase B/oxoprolinase family protein, translating to MSLPAKFRFSVDRGGTFTDVYAEVPGEPGFRVIKLLSEDPQNYPDAPREGIRRILEEVTGKSVPKAQFDADQIEWIRMGTTVATNALLERKGAPSALVVTRGFGDILQIGNQDRPQIFDLEIKKPELLYQEVIEANERLRILREDEDASTVEEKIVKGITGDRLAVLCPLDISTVKSDLQAVFDRGIRSLAVVLMHAYAWPDHEQIIGRVAREIGFTQISLSSQVMPKVKLVARGDTTMVDAYLNPHIRTYLDSFKHGFKDNLAHTGLLFMQSDGGLAGTDGFTGSRAILSGPAGGVVGYAMTTFDAKKKEPVIGFDMGGTSTDVSRFGGEYELVFETQTAGVRIQAPQLHIKTVAAGGGSRLFFDNGMFLVGPESAGAHPGPVCYRKNGHLTVTDANLVLGRIQPKHFPHIFGPSEDQPLDLEAARKAMSGLTEDINAYCVAAGVPSMTMEEVALGFIRVANEVMVRPIREISVMRGFDIKDHVLATFGGAGPQHACAVARALGISKIFIHRFSGILSAYGMGMADVVTERQQPSAAVLGLQALKDAEKIFKQLEKDACRELMDQGFSAEAIDTTRFLNLRYHGTDTAMMICRPEDNDYAAGFKAVYLREFGFDLSERQILIDDIRIRARGKAAGQRPINVPKAKEAPQVLDTAQCYFENGRYKTRIYDLEKLAADHCIAGPAILIHDTSTILIEPDCTAVITQNGDVEIKVGAGTGNQIDTKLDPVQLSIFSNLFMSIAEQMGRMLQKTAISTNIKERLDFSCALFGPNGELVANAPHLPVHLGSMSDAVKAQIRIQGNDLIPGDVLVSNHPVAGGSHLPDITVITPVFNNNRVIFWVAARGHHADIGGISPGSMPPNSRSLEEEGACITSFKLVENGIFQEDGISKLLLAPGRLPPAPGRPEISGSRLLADNISDLKAQVAANQKGIELVLEMVGHYGLDVVQAYMKHVQDAAEKAVRQRLKTLSTSKGMAERDTIQAKDYMDDGSPIALALTIDRKEGSAVFNFQGTGSQIWGNCNAPKAVTKSAILYCLRCLIEKDLPLNHGCLIPITVKIPKGSLLDPSADAAVVGGNVLTSQRITDVVLKAFGVAAASQGCMNNFTFGNDRFGYYETIAGGAGAGPTWHGQTGIQTHMTNTRITDPEILERRYPILLREFAIRRGSGGRGRFNGGNGLVREVEFLEPLNVAILSERRVFAPYGLEGGESGKKGANLFIKKDGTSISMGAKNEILAQPGERLRIMSPGGGGFGTPATDEIT from the coding sequence ATGTCACTCCCCGCAAAATTCCGTTTTTCCGTCGACCGCGGGGGAACCTTCACAGATGTCTATGCCGAGGTGCCGGGAGAACCGGGATTCCGGGTTATCAAACTGTTGTCCGAAGATCCCCAGAACTACCCTGACGCACCCCGTGAGGGAATCCGACGAATCCTTGAAGAGGTGACGGGAAAATCTGTACCCAAAGCGCAATTCGACGCCGATCAAATTGAGTGGATACGCATGGGGACCACCGTAGCCACCAACGCCCTGCTGGAACGAAAAGGTGCGCCCAGCGCTCTGGTGGTAACCCGGGGGTTCGGTGATATTCTTCAAATCGGGAACCAGGACCGTCCCCAAATTTTTGACCTGGAGATCAAAAAACCGGAGCTCTTATACCAGGAGGTTATTGAAGCAAACGAACGCCTGAGAATCCTGCGGGAAGATGAAGACGCCTCGACAGTGGAAGAAAAAATAGTCAAAGGAATTACAGGTGACCGTCTGGCAGTGCTCTGTCCCCTCGATATATCGACCGTAAAATCAGATCTTCAGGCCGTTTTTGACCGGGGCATCCGCAGCCTTGCCGTGGTGCTCATGCACGCCTATGCCTGGCCGGATCATGAACAAATCATCGGCCGGGTGGCCCGGGAGATCGGCTTCACCCAAATCTCTCTTTCTTCCCAAGTCATGCCCAAGGTAAAGCTGGTTGCCAGGGGCGATACCACCATGGTGGACGCCTATCTCAACCCGCATATTCGCACCTACCTTGACAGTTTTAAACACGGGTTCAAGGACAACCTTGCCCATACCGGCCTTCTTTTCATGCAGTCCGACGGCGGCCTGGCCGGAACCGACGGATTTACCGGCAGCCGCGCCATCCTGTCCGGACCTGCCGGCGGAGTTGTCGGTTATGCCATGACCACCTTTGATGCTAAAAAAAAAGAGCCGGTCATTGGATTCGACATGGGCGGGACATCCACGGATGTCTCCCGGTTCGGGGGCGAATACGAACTGGTCTTTGAAACGCAGACCGCCGGCGTGCGCATCCAGGCCCCCCAGCTTCACATCAAGACCGTGGCTGCCGGTGGAGGCAGCCGCCTTTTCTTTGACAACGGCATGTTTCTCGTGGGGCCCGAATCGGCCGGGGCCCATCCGGGACCGGTTTGCTACAGAAAAAACGGGCACTTGACAGTTACGGATGCAAACCTCGTACTCGGCCGCATTCAACCCAAACACTTTCCGCACATATTCGGCCCCAGTGAAGATCAACCCCTGGACCTGGAAGCGGCCCGTAAAGCCATGTCCGGTCTGACTGAAGATATCAATGCGTATTGCGTCGCTGCCGGGGTGCCGTCCATGACCATGGAAGAGGTTGCTCTAGGCTTTATCCGTGTGGCCAACGAGGTAATGGTCAGACCCATTCGTGAAATTTCGGTGATGCGAGGATTCGACATCAAAGATCATGTGTTGGCCACATTCGGGGGAGCTGGTCCCCAGCACGCCTGTGCTGTTGCCAGGGCCCTGGGGATATCCAAAATTTTTATCCACCGGTTTTCCGGAATTCTCTCTGCCTACGGCATGGGCATGGCTGATGTTGTTACGGAACGGCAACAGCCCTCTGCAGCCGTCTTGGGCCTTCAAGCGCTGAAAGACGCTGAAAAAATTTTTAAACAGCTGGAAAAAGATGCGTGTCGGGAACTCATGGATCAGGGATTCTCCGCAGAAGCCATTGACACCACCCGGTTTCTTAACCTGCGGTACCACGGAACAGATACGGCCATGATGATCTGCCGGCCTGAAGACAATGACTATGCTGCGGGTTTCAAGGCCGTCTACCTCAGAGAATTCGGATTCGATCTGTCGGAAAGACAAATCCTCATAGACGATATCCGGATACGTGCCCGGGGCAAAGCTGCGGGCCAGCGCCCAATCAACGTCCCAAAGGCAAAAGAAGCGCCCCAGGTATTGGACACGGCCCAGTGCTACTTTGAAAACGGACGCTACAAAACTCGTATTTATGATCTTGAAAAACTTGCTGCCGACCATTGCATTGCAGGCCCTGCCATTCTGATCCATGATACATCCACTATTCTTATCGAACCCGACTGCACAGCGGTCATTACCCAGAACGGGGATGTGGAGATTAAAGTGGGCGCAGGCACAGGTAATCAAATCGACACAAAACTCGACCCGGTCCAACTTTCTATTTTCAGCAATCTTTTCATGTCCATTGCCGAACAGATGGGACGGATGCTTCAAAAGACCGCCATCTCCACCAATATCAAGGAGCGTCTCGATTTTTCCTGCGCACTGTTCGGGCCCAATGGAGAACTGGTGGCCAACGCGCCCCATCTACCGGTCCATCTGGGGAGTATGAGCGACGCAGTAAAGGCGCAGATCAGAATTCAGGGCAACGATCTTATACCCGGGGATGTGCTGGTCTCCAACCACCCGGTTGCAGGGGGGAGTCATCTGCCCGACATTACGGTCATCACCCCTGTGTTCAACAATAACCGGGTGATTTTCTGGGTGGCGGCGCGAGGGCATCACGCCGACATCGGCGGCATCTCACCCGGATCCATGCCTCCCAACTCCCGCAGCCTTGAGGAGGAAGGGGCCTGCATCACCTCTTTTAAACTTGTGGAAAACGGCATATTTCAAGAGGATGGCATTTCAAAACTGCTGCTGGCGCCTGGCAGACTGCCCCCGGCACCGGGGCGTCCTGAAATATCGGGGAGCCGCCTTTTAGCTGACAATATCTCTGATTTAAAAGCCCAAGTTGCGGCCAACCAAAAAGGGATTGAGCTGGTACTGGAAATGGTGGGACACTACGGCCTTGATGTGGTTCAAGCCTATATGAAGCATGTCCAGGATGCGGCTGAAAAGGCCGTTCGCCAGCGCCTTAAAACACTTTCCACATCAAAGGGAATGGCCGAAAGGGACACCATTCAAGCCAAGGACTATATGGATGACGGCAGCCCCATTGCCTTGGCCCTCACTATCGACCGAAAAGAGGGCAGCGCCGTATTCAACTTTCAAGGCACTGGATCTCAAATCTGGGGGAACTGCAATGCTCCCAAGGCCGTCACTAAATCAGCCATCCTTTACTGCCTAAGGTGCCTGATTGAAAAAGACCTGCCATTAAACCACGGCTGCCTTATCCCCATCACCGTCAAAATTCCCAAGGGCTCTCTGCTTGACCCTTCCGCAGATGCGGCGGTGGTGGGCGGCAACGTGCTGACCTCCCAGAGAATCACCGACGTGGTTCTCAAGGCATTCGGCGTGGCCGCCGCATCCCAGGGCTGCATGAACAACTTTACCTTCGGCAATGACAGGTTCGGCTACTACGAAACCATCGCCGGCGGGGCCGGGGCAGGCCCGACCTGGCACGGCCAGACCGGGATCCAGACCCATATGACCAACACCCGAATTACCGATCCTGAAATCCTGGAGCGCCGATATCCTATCCTGCTCAGAGAATTTGCCATCCGCCGGGGATCCGGCGGCCGGGGTCGGTTCAACGGTGGAAACGGCCTGGTGCGGGAGGTTGAATTTTTAGAACCCCTTAATGTAGCGATCCTTTCTGAACGCCGGGTATTTGCGCCCTACGGACTTGAAGGGGGTGAGTCCGGCAAGAAAGGGGCCAACCTTTTCATTAAAAAAGACGGCACTTCAATCTCTATGGGCGCTAAAAACGAAATCCTGGCTCAACCCGGCGAGCGATTGCGTATCATGAGCCCTGGTGGCGGTGGATTTGGCACACCAGCAACGGATGAGATTACATGA
- the tsaA gene encoding tRNA (N6-threonylcarbamoyladenosine(37)-N6)-methyltransferase TrmO: protein MTDDTSISFMPIGFVKTDATKLPRHWSVSQEKGILEIHPEFVSALRDIEIGQKIVVLFHFHKSPAFNSGYLFQTPPHRSSSRGVFSICSPVRPNAIGMSVVEVTRKDQGHIGVKHIDMIDGTPILDIKPLVTGQQDCPSSE, encoded by the coding sequence ATGACAGACGATACATCCATTTCCTTCATGCCCATTGGGTTTGTAAAAACCGATGCAACAAAATTGCCCCGGCACTGGTCTGTATCACAGGAAAAAGGCATTTTGGAAATCCATCCAGAATTTGTCTCTGCCCTGCGTGATATTGAAATCGGACAAAAAATCGTGGTGCTTTTCCATTTTCATAAAAGCCCGGCGTTTAATTCAGGCTACCTGTTCCAGACCCCGCCCCACCGATCGTCTTCCAGAGGCGTGTTCAGTATTTGCTCGCCGGTCCGGCCCAATGCCATCGGCATGAGTGTCGTTGAGGTGACAAGGAAAGACCAAGGACATATCGGGGTCAAACACATCGACATGATTGACGGTACACCGATTTTGGATATCAAGCCCCTGGTCACGGGGCAGCAAGATTGCCCAAGTTCTGAATAA
- a CDS encoding response regulator, producing the protein MEDTNAQIIQRTENMGESYLFSEKLISKVAINDSIKGLDKKSTEAIELRTQELAFRLADFLYERDQDILQLSYIRPDPKIFFALYGAQKRKVIVPGPWPREIKEPAASPIGWKNDNNRTHWRNRPAFAFNTVQKPLYKELTFVDLKGHEQIKIADGAISSDLKDVSKKENTYCRAEDYFGHLDRLMPGEIYVSRVIGAYVPGFLEHTDDGGVSVNPKSAYAGKENPNGKKFEGIIRWATPVYDVKGQKTGYVTMALDHVHIMEFTDHVVTTEEWFSDISDAGSGNYAWLWDDEGQCISHPRDFFICGYDPQTGQEVPGWLSQATYDEYKKSGKSLNDFIENLPPFRKFSFSKEPASEQVKSGNIPLDCKVLDMAPQCEGWNRGTEKGGSGSFLIFWSKLWKLTTYAAIPYYTGQYGNSRRGFGYVTLGAHVADFHKDAMVSKANLEENIAQEMATVQEYNKETWDMIQGFAKENKQILFLSTAVLDLMTLLVLSFYIFRMLKPLKQVTNGAEAIQKGDLDQNIEVNSSDEIGRLAYSFNKMAEFLAKADKVKSSLMADQVDTNQKLTREIEVRRKAEDALHKAHLELEQRVEERTAELKQSNEALKKAKVLAEAASKAKGDFLANMSHEIRTPLNGIIGMAELALDGDLTPRDRNTIQVVSAEADSLLRIVNDILDFSKIEAGMLELESVPFNIRVLVEDLATNLAWQAEQKSLEIISFISNEVPNRVVGDPGRLRQILLNLSGNALKFTHEGEIFIQVELASIKEDQVELCFAVTDTGIGIAPDKQYAIFESFTQADGSTTRKYGGTGLGISICKQLVELMGGKLMVTSIEDEGSTFSFNIFCEKAPDKEDHYGFKEMVNLAGLKVLVVDDMPNNRLILTEYLEHWGCVPVEANNVQTALSHLKSACEQNAPFDLVLTDHQMPEQNGLDLSRQIRSIHELKLIPILILTSMGQKGDAKACREIGIQGYLSKPIRRNELYKAVQTILGSSADDNCKEARLVTRHTLVEDLRKNARILLVEDYPTNQQIAMRHLEGAGYSVDLAENGRQAFSQFKRHSYDLILMDIQMPEMDGYQATDAIRNYEAETKIETPIPIIAMTAHALQGYKEKCLAAGMDDFITKPLKQKDLLAMARRWIPPDVNQQILLPYLVFKAKMDAVKKEQAPENDTPPLDYDTAIEEFGGDEEFLLQVIGEFLTKVLEQIKIIRKALKDNDTEAIMREAHAIKGAAGNLLAEDLLSVASQLEQAAIAGTLQTGPVMLERLETEIARISDFVESIPSA; encoded by the coding sequence TTGGAAGACACAAACGCCCAGATTATTCAACGAACTGAAAACATGGGGGAAAGTTATCTGTTTTCAGAAAAATTGATCAGCAAAGTTGCCATTAACGACAGCATCAAAGGGCTGGACAAAAAATCAACCGAAGCCATTGAGCTTAGAACCCAGGAACTGGCATTTCGCCTGGCAGATTTTCTCTATGAAAGAGATCAGGATATTCTCCAGCTATCGTATATAAGGCCTGACCCCAAAATTTTTTTTGCCTTATACGGAGCCCAAAAACGCAAAGTTATTGTCCCAGGTCCATGGCCCCGGGAAATCAAAGAACCTGCCGCTTCCCCAATTGGCTGGAAAAATGATAACAACCGGACCCACTGGCGAAATCGACCTGCCTTTGCGTTTAATACTGTCCAAAAACCCTTATATAAGGAACTTACCTTTGTTGACCTTAAGGGTCATGAACAAATAAAAATTGCTGACGGCGCCATCTCTTCCGACCTGAAAGATGTCAGCAAAAAAGAGAATACATATTGCCGGGCTGAAGATTATTTTGGGCACTTGGACCGGTTAATGCCGGGTGAAATTTATGTTTCCAGGGTGATTGGTGCATACGTCCCCGGCTTTCTTGAGCATACCGATGACGGTGGCGTGAGCGTCAATCCGAAAAGTGCTTATGCCGGAAAAGAGAACCCCAATGGTAAAAAGTTTGAAGGCATTATCCGCTGGGCAACGCCGGTATATGACGTAAAAGGTCAAAAAACCGGGTATGTCACCATGGCGTTGGACCATGTCCATATCATGGAGTTCACCGATCATGTGGTGACGACAGAAGAGTGGTTTTCAGATATATCCGATGCCGGTTCCGGTAATTACGCCTGGCTGTGGGACGACGAGGGGCAATGTATTTCTCACCCACGGGATTTTTTTATCTGCGGCTATGATCCTCAAACCGGGCAGGAGGTTCCGGGCTGGCTGAGTCAAGCCACATATGATGAATACAAAAAGAGCGGAAAATCCCTTAACGATTTTATAGAAAATTTGCCGCCGTTCCGGAAGTTTAGTTTCAGCAAAGAACCCGCATCAGAGCAGGTGAAATCGGGTAACATACCCCTGGACTGCAAGGTCCTTGACATGGCACCTCAATGCGAGGGGTGGAACCGGGGAACAGAAAAGGGCGGGTCCGGCTCTTTTTTGATTTTTTGGAGCAAACTTTGGAAACTGACCACCTACGCGGCCATTCCTTATTATACCGGCCAATATGGAAACTCCAGGCGGGGATTCGGCTATGTGACCCTGGGTGCCCATGTGGCGGATTTCCATAAGGATGCCATGGTGTCCAAAGCCAATCTTGAAGAAAATATTGCCCAAGAGATGGCAACCGTCCAAGAATATAATAAAGAGACATGGGACATGATCCAGGGGTTTGCCAAGGAAAATAAACAAATATTGTTTTTATCCACTGCAGTACTTGATCTCATGACGCTGCTGGTGCTCAGTTTTTATATCTTCAGGATGCTTAAACCGTTAAAGCAGGTGACCAACGGCGCCGAAGCTATCCAAAAAGGAGATCTGGACCAGAATATTGAGGTCAACTCTTCGGATGAAATCGGTCGTCTGGCATACTCTTTTAACAAAATGGCCGAATTCTTGGCAAAAGCGGATAAAGTAAAATCCAGCCTCATGGCAGATCAGGTTGACACTAATCAAAAATTGACCCGGGAAATTGAAGTCCGAAGAAAAGCCGAAGATGCCCTCCATAAAGCTCACCTTGAACTTGAACAGCGTGTGGAGGAACGAACCGCTGAACTCAAGCAGTCCAATGAAGCGCTTAAAAAAGCCAAGGTTCTGGCAGAAGCTGCCAGTAAAGCCAAAGGCGATTTTTTAGCCAATATGAGTCACGAAATCCGGACGCCTTTGAACGGCATTATCGGCATGGCTGAGCTGGCATTGGACGGCGACCTGACCCCCCGGGACCGGAACACCATCCAGGTCGTCAGTGCAGAAGCAGATTCCCTGCTTAGAATTGTAAACGATATCCTGGACTTTTCTAAAATAGAAGCCGGGATGCTTGAACTTGAAAGTGTTCCTTTTAATATCCGGGTTCTGGTTGAAGACCTGGCGACCAACCTTGCCTGGCAGGCAGAACAAAAATCATTGGAGATCATCAGCTTTATCTCCAATGAGGTGCCTAACCGGGTAGTGGGGGACCCTGGAAGACTGCGCCAGATTTTGTTAAATTTATCCGGGAATGCCTTAAAGTTTACCCATGAAGGAGAAATTTTCATCCAGGTCGAGCTGGCTTCCATCAAAGAAGATCAGGTTGAACTTTGTTTTGCTGTAACCGATACCGGGATTGGTATCGCCCCGGACAAGCAATATGCAATTTTTGAAAGTTTTACCCAGGCAGATGGGTCTACAACGAGGAAATACGGTGGGACCGGCCTTGGCATCAGTATTTGCAAGCAACTGGTTGAACTCATGGGTGGCAAGCTCATGGTTACCAGTATCGAGGATGAGGGCAGCACCTTCAGTTTCAACATATTTTGTGAAAAGGCACCGGATAAAGAAGATCACTACGGCTTCAAAGAAATGGTCAATCTTGCCGGGTTGAAGGTTCTGGTTGTAGATGATATGCCCAATAACCGGCTTATTCTAACTGAATACCTTGAACACTGGGGCTGTGTTCCGGTTGAGGCCAACAATGTTCAAACGGCACTTTCTCACCTGAAAAGCGCCTGTGAGCAAAACGCCCCCTTTGACTTGGTCCTGACAGATCATCAAATGCCGGAACAAAACGGTCTGGACCTTTCCCGTCAAATCAGATCAATTCATGAACTCAAATTAATTCCGATTTTAATTTTGACTTCCATGGGCCAGAAGGGAGACGCAAAAGCGTGCAGGGAGATCGGGATTCAAGGATACTTGAGTAAACCCATCCGCCGAAATGAGTTGTATAAAGCCGTTCAAACCATATTGGGATCATCTGCAGACGACAATTGTAAGGAGGCCCGGTTGGTTACCCGGCATACCCTGGTGGAAGATCTGCGAAAGAACGCACGGATACTTCTTGTGGAGGATTATCCAACCAATCAGCAAATTGCCATGCGCCATCTGGAAGGCGCCGGTTACAGTGTGGACCTGGCTGAAAACGGCAGGCAGGCTTTTTCGCAGTTCAAACGCCACAGCTATGATTTGATTTTGATGGATATTCAGATGCCTGAGATGGATGGATATCAGGCCACGGATGCCATCCGGAATTATGAAGCGGAAACAAAGATTGAAACCCCGATTCCCATTATCGCCATGACGGCACATGCCTTGCAGGGATACAAAGAAAAATGTTTGGCCGCCGGTATGGATGACTTTATCACCAAACCGTTAAAGCAAAAGGATCTTTTGGCCATGGCCCGGCGCTGGATTCCGCCGGATGTCAATCAGCAGATCCTTTTGCCCTATTTGGTATTTAAAGCCAAGATGGATGCCGTAAAAAAAGAACAAGCGCCAGAGAATGATACACCTCCTCTGGACTATGATACGGCTATTGAAGAATTTGGTGGAGACGAGGAATTTCTGCTTCAGGTAATTGGCGAATTTTTAACAAAAGTTCTGGAGCAGATAAAGATAATCCGAAAGGCATTGAAGGACAATGATACTGAAGCCATTATGAGAGAGGCCCACGCCATCAAGGGCGCCGCAGGCAATCTTCTTGCTGAAGATTTATTGTCTGTTGCCTCTCAACTGGAACAAGCGGCCATTGCCGGCACTTTACAAACAGGACCCGTGATGCTTGAAAGGCTGGAAACCGAAATTGCCCGTATTTCAGACTTTGTGGAATCTATCCCTTCGGCGTAA
- a CDS encoding response regulator, which yields MRILIADDEVVSRSKLQKIMSTFGDCVAVESGHDAVDAFKQAWAEWVPFDLVALDVLMPGMDGMDALLEIRRLEDTKGVVAKHRSKILMVTSQAQRDVVVTCLQAGCDEYIIKPFNLELVNQKISELMLGKCVWPRKR from the coding sequence ATGAGAATTTTGATAGCCGACGACGAGGTGGTCAGCAGGTCTAAACTGCAAAAGATCATGTCGACCTTTGGGGATTGTGTGGCAGTAGAATCAGGACATGACGCGGTTGATGCCTTTAAGCAAGCCTGGGCGGAATGGGTTCCTTTTGACCTAGTTGCTCTAGACGTATTAATGCCGGGAATGGATGGCATGGATGCCCTATTGGAGATCAGACGGTTGGAGGACACAAAAGGTGTGGTCGCTAAGCATCGTTCAAAAATATTGATGGTCACCAGCCAAGCCCAAAGGGATGTGGTTGTCACCTGCCTTCAGGCCGGGTGTGATGAATATATTATCAAACCTTTTAACCTTGAACTCGTTAACCAGAAAATATCGGAATTGATGTTAGGAAAATGCGTTTGGCCTAGAAAGAGATAA
- a CDS encoding CAP domain-containing protein, protein MNKRTFRAKYVFMFIVLFFLCIGSGFAWAGLEFSMDEDCDVDGEDIHAFVLDDTFSMGDDLSGLAGAFGTVQEDCSLLGGDDPVDGYPKWRERALIVFVNMVRMAPREYFTKYMADWEQFMPADGILSATRFPAVHPLCWNLGLNQAARYHAEDMAFNCQTFQHASCDGTSPWDRIKRYYLDFSWIGENIALGYSSPRHTVNQLLCDQYGGVCVVDGSAYDGHRDNIMSGNFNEMGGGHAEGNYHYWVQDFGARDLDDFSPIVSATHYFLSENATTFFLNYYDPQDGPPAQVSVIVDDSEYNLVLDTGSAQAGTYRKDLTSASGCRSYYFMVKTGDGTSYRYPEAFYLHTYGEGGCTSDYGE, encoded by the coding sequence ATGAATAAAAGAACATTCAGGGCCAAATATGTGTTTATGTTTATTGTCCTGTTTTTTTTGTGCATAGGCTCTGGATTTGCGTGGGCGGGACTTGAATTTAGCATGGATGAGGACTGTGATGTGGATGGGGAGGACATCCATGCCTTTGTCTTGGACGACACATTTTCTATGGGTGACGATCTGTCCGGCCTGGCAGGTGCATTCGGTACGGTTCAAGAAGATTGCAGCTTATTAGGTGGCGACGATCCGGTTGACGGGTATCCAAAATGGCGGGAAAGGGCCTTGATCGTATTCGTTAATATGGTCCGGATGGCCCCTAGGGAATATTTTACAAAATATATGGCTGACTGGGAACAATTCATGCCGGCTGATGGGATTTTAAGCGCCACTCGTTTTCCGGCTGTTCATCCGCTCTGTTGGAATTTAGGCCTTAACCAGGCTGCCCGCTACCATGCAGAGGACATGGCCTTTAATTGTCAGACCTTTCAGCACGCATCATGCGACGGGACATCGCCTTGGGACAGAATCAAACGCTATTATTTGGATTTCAGCTGGATAGGTGAAAATATTGCCTTAGGATACAGCTCTCCCCGCCATACCGTGAACCAGCTGCTCTGTGACCAATATGGGGGTGTGTGTGTCGTGGACGGTTCTGCCTATGACGGGCACCGGGATAACATTATGAGTGGCAATTTTAATGAAATGGGCGGCGGTCACGCAGAAGGGAATTACCATTACTGGGTTCAGGACTTCGGCGCAAGGGACCTGGATGATTTTTCCCCCATCGTCTCGGCTACCCACTATTTTCTCTCCGAAAATGCCACCACATTTTTCCTTAATTATTATGATCCCCAAGATGGACCACCCGCACAGGTCAGTGTGATTGTGGATGATTCCGAGTATAATCTTGTTTTAGATACCGGTTCGGCCCAGGCCGGAACCTACCGCAAAGATTTAACGTCAGCTTCGGGATGCCGTTCCTATTATTTCATGGTTAAAACAGGTGACGGGACCAGTTACCGGTATCCCGAGGCATTTTATTTGCATACCTATGGTGAGGGAGGTTGCACGTCAGATTACGGTGAATAA
- a CDS encoding transglycosylase SLT domain-containing protein produces the protein MAQNHVDLDFKSVEFDLYTVEKQLTEMMADWGETAFDVDDVLVRHVSYFIKYYTIQNVDKSNKMIRRSGKYLHHIKNIFKKYGIAEDVAFALPFVESGFNSGARSNAGALGMFQFLDTTAMHYGLKVYGNGLDERRDYKKAADACARYLRDNRRVFVSTVLSLGSYHHGTKMVTDVLLNCGDDPARRTFGSIFKSRFLGPFSREYIPQCLAAALIYRYLWENRLAMLPVPGFESKSIRAGTSLKSLKKKMPDLYELNPDLLHAKSIYPYASTNGYVLLTRIGAPVLTAKIVKKYPEWAKNPKPLQAGSTKINGLPQTIHYIAQTHNDLSGIADIFGTSVKALKFSNRFLVKQGLRPGDVIEIKGVAPTTRVLDANSIVSGKHGALATRKGETLDTFCKRVIRTIREDCKSCPWQMGANLSPELIYYWNHDVLGTVQPDSHLEGGLNLKIYSDYRWHKTSSDSSSTPGIIAKGT, from the coding sequence ATGGCGCAAAATCATGTGGATTTAGACTTTAAATCTGTAGAATTTGATCTTTACACGGTTGAAAAACAGTTGACTGAAATGATGGCTGACTGGGGGGAAACCGCATTTGACGTAGATGATGTACTGGTTCGGCATGTCAGCTATTTTATCAAATATTACACGATTCAGAATGTGGATAAGTCAAATAAGATGATCCGGCGAAGCGGAAAATACCTGCATCATATAAAGAATATATTCAAAAAATATGGTATTGCCGAAGACGTTGCCTTTGCCCTGCCGTTTGTGGAAAGCGGCTTTAATTCCGGTGCACGGTCCAATGCAGGCGCCTTAGGGATGTTTCAGTTTCTTGATACAACCGCCATGCATTACGGCTTGAAGGTCTACGGCAATGGGCTGGATGAAAGAAGGGATTATAAAAAAGCAGCTGATGCATGTGCCAGATACCTCAGAGACAACCGCAGGGTGTTTGTCAGTACGGTATTGAGCCTGGGCAGTTACCACCACGGCACCAAAATGGTTACTGATGTGTTACTCAACTGTGGAGATGATCCGGCAAGGCGGACATTCGGGTCGATTTTTAAAAGCCGCTTTTTGGGACCTTTTTCCAGGGAATATATCCCCCAGTGCCTGGCTGCAGCCTTGATTTACCGCTATCTTTGGGAAAACAGATTGGCCATGCTTCCGGTCCCAGGGTTTGAATCCAAAAGTATTCGGGCCGGAACATCCTTGAAATCCTTGAAAAAGAAGATGCCGGACCTGTATGAACTAAATCCGGACCTTTTACATGCAAAATCAATTTATCCGTATGCAAGCACTAACGGGTATGTGTTGCTGACAAGGATAGGTGCACCCGTTTTGACGGCTAAAATAGTCAAAAAATATCCTGAATGGGCCAAAAATCCGAAGCCGCTTCAAGCCGGCAGCACAAAAATAAATGGGCTGCCCCAAACAATTCATTATATTGCACAGACCCATAATGATTTGTCCGGCATTGCCGATATTTTCGGCACCAGCGTGAAAGCGCTTAAATTCAGTAACCGGTTTCTCGTTAAGCAGGGATTGCGCCCCGGCGATGTGATTGAGATTAAGGGCGTGGCCCCCACCACTCGGGTGTTGGACGCAAACAGCATTGTATCCGGCAAACATGGGGCTTTGGCTACGCGCAAAGGTGAAACCCTGGATACATTTTGTAAACGGGTCATCAGAACCATTCGTGAAGATTGTAAGTCGTGCCCCTGGCAGATGGGGGCGAATTTAAGTCCTGAATTGATCTACTATTGGAATCATGATGTGCTGGGGACTGTTCAGCCTGACTCACACTTGGAAGGCGGCTTAAATCTCAAGATTTATTCAGATTATCGATGGCACAAAACATCATCAGACAGTTCAAGTACCCCAGGCATTATTGCCAAAGGTACTTGA